Sequence from the Prunus persica cultivar Lovell chromosome G5, Prunus_persica_NCBIv2, whole genome shotgun sequence genome:
CGATGCCTAGTTTTTCagttcttttattattattattttttttaatgtgttttattgataattatgtattttattgataattaataattattaaagtagccatgtattttatatatatgtcaatCATGCAGGTCGATTAGAATGGTGGGAGACACAGTTATAACTGGTAGTGATAATTTTGGACTGCAAGAATGTGGTCTATTTCCTGAGGAACATGTGATGGTGTTCTAGCATGCCATGCTGGCTCAATATTAAGCGTTGAATATTCCACACTTGACGAAGGAATAATTACAGGTTGGCACTCCTATTCTATTTGCTCTGTTATTTTTCCTAAATTGCTCTGAAGATTTTTGGTCACAATGCTTTAACACATGAGCCGATAAGAACTATTGGAATTATAACATTTGATTTCTGTTCCAGGTTCAACTGAAGGGCTACTCCGCTTTTGGGAAAATGTGGAGGGTAAGAGCATTTTATCTCGACTCtagaattttcatttttcattctttcatGTTCAACTGGTACTGGTGACTATTAAAATAGTCAAGGGAATACAAGATAATGTTGGTTGGTTTCTTTCTACAAGATTTTGTgtaattaatcaaataattATGTCACAATTCCCACAGCCAACTGTATTCCAAGTTTCCTAGTCGGTGTCAGAGCTCCTACCTATTCTATTCCCAGTTTCCAGTCTTTGAAGGGAAAAGATGATCATATCCTATTTCTAatcagaaaaggaaagaaaaaaaaaaggttaaaaacCTTACAAGTGCAACAACGAACGGACAAACCTAGGGCTAGGAGCATTGGATATCTTAGATCTGCAAAGGCAGCCCGGGAACAAAATTGTTTGGGTGGCAACTATACCGAACACCACAAAGAACAGTTGCTGTGGTATGCACTAATCCTACTTTCTGCATGTTACCATTCTGCATGCATCTGCTTGTTAATGGCTATTTGTTTCCCCTGTTTTACTCACTCACTACCTTGTGATATCCAGGGGAGATGTATTGCTCCGGACCTTGAGAGGAAAAGGATATGCAGCGGTGGTCGTAATGGACTTCTTAGGCTTTGAAACCTACCGTAAACATTTAAGTTCCTGGTGCGTTTGTATATTTAAGATGAATATTGAATGTCACaagtcaatttttttcttttaaaaaataatcaatttttgGCAATATATTTTACATGTTGTAGCCACCTATGTAAAATCTGAGTTGTCAAAATGATGTGTTAAGCTAAATACAAAACGAATAGAAGAGTGGGTGATTTATTGTTGCCCCATTTGTGTATTTTCGTGCTTGATGGTGTACTTTCCCAATCTTGGAAACTTGTTCATGTTCCCCCGTtatcttttaaattaattaaattgctaAAAAcaatgagagaaaaaaaatagagtgtaacctaaaaacccaaaattaatTGTGTTATCAAAGTTTCCTAGTCGGTGTCAGAGCTCCTACCTATTCTATTCCAAGTTGGCAGtctttgaaggaaaaagacgATCGTATCCTATTTCTAagcagaaaaggaaagaaagaaaaaaaaggttaaaaaccttgcaagTGCAACAACGAACGGACAAACCTAGGGCTAGGAGCATTGGATATCTTAGATCTGCAAAGGCAGCCTGATAAGTGTTAACGCCGGCGTCAATTAGATTTAGACCTCCTTTATATTGTCTCTCTTGCCGCTAAAGGAAGCAGTGGCTACTAGTGTTCTCTCAAAGCACTTGCGGTATGCGTGGGCATGGTCTACTCTGACACTTGATTTTGATCCCGAGGAAACTTTGATCGACTTCATATACCACAGTCGAACattgcaaaacaagaaaagccaTAGGTATGTCAATTGGGTCAATCGTGTAGTGGAACAACATTCTGGCCCTAACATCAAACTATTTAGGGCTTGCTTCGATCTAGATCGCCGCTTTACAAGTTCCATCGATAAATGGATTGAATTTGCATTGAAAAAGAGAGTTCAAGTGTTAGTCTTGGATTTTGTTAAGGAATATGGAGTCAACAAAGATTCATATATGTTTCCCCGCAAACTGTTAGGTCTCGAAGAAGGGTTTGCTTCAAGGCATTGTGTTGGACTTAAATCCCTCCAAAGTTCTTTCTTTTAACTTTGTTGATGTGACTGGAGAAATTCTAGAGCACTTCTTGTCAGTGTGCCCATTTCTTGAGCGATTATCAGTTGAAATTTCTAGACGAATGTGATGACCTCAAAAGAGTTGAAATTTCTGACACAAACCTTGTTTCGTTTATTCACACTGGGACTGCAATAGACTTGCGTCTCAGTAACGTACCCTCTCTGGTTGAGGTAGCCATTAGTAGTCAAAATAATGACATTGCTCGTTTATGTGCCTCCACTGCTTTCATGAGACTTGCCTTTACCCAACTTGCATGTTGTCTTTATCAGCTAGAGACTCTCATGATCAATACTCAAGTAGCGGTTAGtatttatgctttattttcttatgatgatatgttgtttttcttttctttttgtttcgttTGATTATGTAGTTACTCACTCTCTTTTTTGGCTCTCAGGAGTACAATAAGGATTACACCTTTCCTATATTACCAAATCTCAAGCATTTGGAGTTAACGGTCGAAGGAGATTACAAGTTGAGTCTTAGCCAATTATCGTCTTTTATGAAGGCATCTCCTTACTTACAGAGACTTGCGTTGAaggtatattttttttgcataattGTAATTCGTTGCgttaaagatattttgaatttaatgGTGATTCTATTTGTCACATGTAGACTTAATTGTGGTTCTTGTTCCACTAAtaaattgtttgtttgatGCAGCTGCGATTCTGGGAGAACCCTTTTAATGAGgggagaaaaataaagaaagctGTCAAATGGCCCCACCATTACATCAAGGTAGTAGAAGTGTTAGGGTATTGTGATCGTACCAATGCTCTTGAACATGTCACGTTCTTGATGGAGAATGTTGTTGCTCTCGAAAAACTTGTTATTGTTCCTTATTGGTCGTGGGATTGTCATCATAGCGGATCAGAAtcaggaaagaaagaaaggaagaaggaagCAAAGGCAAGACGTCATGCTAATATGCACCTTAAAAATAGGGTTCCTTCAACAGTAGAATTTGTTTGCTTGAAATAAGTCAGGAAATTCTTCACTCATATTCTTTGCAACTTCAAGTGGCTACGAAACTTCATAGTATGAAACTTTTTATCTAATTTGATGTCGTGTGAATTGGTCTACTAGTTTGTTAGAATGGACGGGGCATGGTGTGAGTtgtagaaaaatataattgtgTGCCTCAGTAATATTTGTCACATTATCTTTTACTAAAACGGGACAAACTACTTCCgatctataaaaaaattatttttcataataagAAATTATTgcataaaactaaaataatgTCATGTGATATAACTCGTTCACGTGTTGTAATATAGATAAAAGACAGAGTATTTTTTTCCGCTTATAGCAAAATCTAATATATGATGGATGCTACTGTAGGCTACTTACAGCCTAAGCTGCATGTTGTCAAATGTCGGGCACGTTTGAAAAGCTGTTTGCTCCCCAGAGCCCCAGCCCCATACCCTAATTTAGGTCATTATGTGTCCACAAAGAAAAACACCTGTGCACATGACATAGGGCATCTTCCACCATTTGCTTCAGAACCAAGTTGTATGTTCTTAGTTGATGCAAAGTACAAGTTAGGTGAAGGAAAGGCATCCAAtgtgggaaaaaaagaaaattcccaTATTGAATTGATGAActagaaaaaaaacttaaatggttatcatttatattttctgtCACATCTCTCTGAAACTTTGAGCTACCAAGTAATCTTCCCATTCAATTAGAAAAGCCTCGGATGCTATAGACCAGTACAAGCACCTTAAATGCTCATTCAATTCTTTCCTCAGTGATCGATGGACCcatatttcaaatttgttcAGATCAAGGACAGTAATCTGTACACAATTTTGTGTATAGAAACTATATAAGCACAAACAATGTTCAGTTTTGCCTGGTTGGTGTTGCATTTTAAATCTTTTACACAAAAATAATCTACTCAATTTGTGTCTTGATTCAAAATCCCATGTTTATAACATCCTCTTTTTGGTGTGAAATTGTGTTGTGCTGTATGTTGAATTTTCCTCCTTAGGAATAGAGTGGAGTAAGATTGCATATACACTTCAGTATGGTCAAAAAGTCTACATTTATGATTTTCTCTTTGACAAAGGGTGcctataatatattttttttttgtgaaagaCAAACTATCAAATCACATAATTGAAGAGACATAGTGACCGACCGGGCTTTGATTTAGCGGTATCTTTCGTCATTTTATTAGAAAAAATCTCAGTTCATTTAttggtttattatttttttaagaattttttttattgagaaaagcgataatatactaaattcaTATATACTGTACAGATGTTAATATTCAAACTCAGAACACTAATAGGTCATTTGcataaaattcacataaatGACAAtgacaatatatatttgtaatgaGTTGATTGAGTTTTAGTTAACCTTAGTTTcaaatatgattttattaACATATTTAAACCTTAATTAAGTTTGAGTTAAGTTCTGAATCTGGAGGTATTGCACCCCTAGATGAAAAGAACTTCACAATATAATTTGCAGCACCAAATTCTGATATTGCCTATCTTGCCCTTTGATCACAGTCTCATTTTTGAACCTGTGAAAGGAGGGGCCCCATTTTTCCCTCTATATGACCTCACAAACAAACACTACCGTTAGGGACAATCTTGCAATTCCACGAAACCCGAAGGGCATACTGAAGACGCGCCGAAACTTCAGAGTCGTAGACAGGATTTCACCACCCGAAACCGAGCGCAAAAGCCGATAACACTGCCCCTCAGTCGAAGGACACAACCGAAATGACGCTCTTATCCACCACGctattcaaaattcaaacccaAACAGTTCGCAATTCCCCAAAAACCCCAGGGGCACATTCGCCAATCCAAATcccaataaaaattaataatatataactTCTCCAGGGCCGTAAGTTCAAATTTTGCGGATCGTTACAAAAAACTACGAcgctacaaaacaaaaagagaagccTGGCATATGTCCAAAGGCCTAACGCTCCTGCAAAACGCACTCTGCCGGCTTTAAAGTGCTTGCACCCTACGGCCTTGCGCTTTTGACCCCTTGTACCTTGCGCTTAAATTTCGGTTACAAAAATTTTACACGGGTGGTGCCACAGTGCGGCGAGCGGaccttgctctctctctctggctgCTGCTACAAAACGGAGCCGAAACCTCCAGATTTAGGGCTTTAGCAGGTCGGGTTCTGAGCTCTGAGTCCCGAATTAGAGATTTTCGGTGATTGGATCCATGGTCTTTGGCCCTGGTTGTGGTGCATTGTAGAGAGTGAAagtggaagagagagaaagagagagagggaatggAAATGGAGGTTGAGCAAGTGTTTATGGCTCAAGAAGTTGACATTGACTACGAGTTCGACGCCGCTCGGTGCTTTAACTTCACCAGAGAGGAAACTCCGGCGGAGGCGAGCCGAGCCGAGCTCTGGTTCGAGTCCGCCAAAAGCTACCCGCCGTCTCGTGAGCTTCTCTACCTTAGACGACACGTTTTcttgaaatttatatttttggaacTATTTCttcttaaatatttttgtgCGTTTGATTAAGTTGAGCTATAGTAAGCTCGGCTTTAtccatttttttaaagcatTTACAAACCCTAGCAATCTTCTTtgctaaaattaaaaaaatgattcTTTTCAATGTTGTATCTATATTCCGACAATTCCATTCGAAAGTGATTATTTTGGTGATATATttactctattttttttttttttcaaaattgattttACTCTGTGATACATTACCTTATTCAAAACAGATATCTGTGGTTTAAGGAATTTTAGCAATGCATGAAGTTATATATATTGGATAGAAGGGAAAAACTACCAAGCTTATGCCATTTTTGTCCGTTTCAGCTTTTGTGACAAGGTTAGTACTAGGAGCGGACATCCTCCGGGAAAATGTAAACGTCTCCCCAAAATCCAGAGCTGTGGAGAATACGAATGACGGCGAGTGTGATATGGGTGGGGGCGAAGAAGTATGTGCAATGGATGTAAATAACAGAGGTATCGATCAAACTTCTTGGTTTGTGCCTGGTGGAGAGGCAGGATTTAGAAAGCAAAGTCTTTTGAGCATCTTTATCTTGGTTTGAAGTCTAAATGTTGAAATGTAATGTGTCTATTTTCTAGATTGCGGAGGAATGAATAGAGGGATATTTGGAAATGTACAAAAAGTTCTAAATCAACCACATGGAACGGGTACAGGTGATCATTCTGGTACCTTTATGACTACTGTGTTCACTAATGGATTTCCCAAATGGTTTCCGAATAAATTAAGAGCATGATATAATGATTTAGTGAatacttatatttttcaacttACGTTATTCATGATTAATTTTACTGTACCTATTTTAAAATCTGAAGGCTTTCAGCGGAAATTAAGCTTTACACAAATATTGAGTACGATGTTATCATGAACTATGATTAAGTTATTCCATGGGTCCAACATGAtgtatcttttgtttttagtgttttttctccctctttaatttatatatttgttttccaGGAATGACATTCTACAATCACTTAGCCGGTGATAAGCTAAAAGGTAAAAGTAAATCTTCTGTAAAGCCATCTTTCCCCAGGAGCTCAACTTTGATGAAACCTACAGTAAGTCAGCTCGCTAAGCAAAATCTGAAACCTCAAATTGGCGGTTCCAGGTAATTCAGAATGTTCTGCATCTATGCATACCAGCATAGTTTTCATTAAGTTACTTTCTCACCCCAGATATTCTAGGTGGGGCTCTTATTTGTGAAAATGCTACTGGGGTTGTTAAGTTGGGCATTACTCTGTCCAATAAAGTATTTAATTCAATTTGATAAATCCCTGCATTCTATGTCCTGTATACCCAATTGATTACCCTTACATCCCATACTGACCGCATTCTGATGTTTTATTACGACACTGTTAGATTTCAGATGCTGCATTTTGAAAACAACGAGAAGAGCTTATGTAGTTCTTCTGGGGTTGAAAGTCAAGCTGCCAAGAGGCAAAAGCTAGATGGAGGTCATTTGTGTAAGGTATGTAAGTTTTACTAGTCTATCAGTAATTTGTATTGAGGATATTCCAAAAATTTATCGTCTTTCTATAGAACTTGGATCAGTATTCTTCCGTTACACACACTTGGACCAGTTCTTACTGCATGATGATTATGTTCTTTTGAATGtgtattattctcatttaaaatctaaatAGTTATTTAAGTCAGGTGTGCTTTTGACTTACTGTAAATTCATATGTATCTAAAATTGGATAGAAAATTTACACTTGGTTTTTGAACTAGTGGTTCCTTTGAATTGAGCATCATTCTTTTTTCTGCATTTCAGGTTACTGACACAAAGCAGcaaacaaatttggttcacaAGGTGCCTAAAAAGGTATTCTACCTACTGCTTGGTGTTTGAttttccaccaaaaaaaaaagtaaaaaagaaaaaaaattgtttttagaTTTGTCCAGTATTTGTTTGATAAGTAGTGTGCCTAAAACTTCGCAAATTCTGAAATTTGTGATTTTCTTTACAAAATCATGCTTCCGATAAACCAACAGCTTTTGTTTGTGTGGCTAACTGTGACCCAAGCCTTGCCAAAATTACATCCAATAACACTAAAGGTTATGCCAAAAACTGTCCTTCCAAATTGAAACTTTCGATCAATTTACCTTTGTCAAAATGCAACTGCTACCTGTATTTCAGAACATTTTACATTGTTAGTGAAGTCTTTAATGTACTTCTGGGTGTCATAAGTCTTCCATATTTCTTACTTGTGATTTTGTTCTTAGATGGCTGAAGTGATACATAAAAGGGAACTGAAGATGGCCTATAGTGTTGTATAAAGATAATGTACTAAATAAGAGATCCGCCCAAGTTATCAGTAAagtttataaaattacaatattTATGCGTTGGTATTTCAGGATGAAACTTTTGATAAAACCACTGCACATGCCAAGTTGAGACTTACTATTCCAAGAGAGCCGGACCTTGAAACAGCATCTAGGGCACATAGGATAAGGTGAGTTCATTCTATCAGGGCACAAAGCACATAGCTTTATTTACCAGTCTGCAGGGTAGttattatatgtttatatttcagGCCTAAGAATGCATCAGTGCTAGAACAAGTGACATCAGCTCATCGAAAATTCAAAGCTCGTCCATTGAACCGAAAAGTTGGTACTTAAAGTTATTAAATTGGGATTTGAATAGTGTTTTCACTGTCATTCTTCCCTCAAGTTTCTGTTTCTAAACTGCAGATTTTCGAGGCTCCTTCATTGCCACTCCCAACAAGGAGCACTCCAAAGTTGCCAGAATTTCAAGTGAGTgtttgatatttataatttggttGTTCTTAACATATTATTACTCTGCACCAGTGGCTTGGAAGATAATGACTTCTGTAGCTCAAACTGAAacgaaataaagaaaaaggttctatataaataattatgttTTGGAGTTTTGTGGCTCAGAATCCCTTTGTTACGTTTCTTCTTAGGAATTTCACCTCAAGACAATGGAAAGGGCCATGCAAAATACATCTGCTGTTTCATCATCCTCACATCGTTTCAATGATCCTGAGGAGGTTAGCTGTTATTTTCATTAAGTAGTTTTCACTGTTATCTGAAGTCAAAGTGATCCCTACTGTCAAATGTGAAACCTTGtgcccaattttttttaatggaatcATGACTATTAATGTCCATTTTGCAGGGTTTGGACAAACCTAGTATTTCTACTGTTGCAGAAAATGGAAACAGAGAATCTAGAAGGTAATAACAGAAAGAATCTTTCAAACCAAAGTCAACATGAGAAAAAAGGAATGTCCAGTTTACATTTAGTTCACATGAGAAAAAGGAATGCTCAGTTTACATTTTCCAATGTTTTAGTATAACTGAAAAATAGTTCTTACTCTGGGTTTGATCTACTTTGATTAGACCAAGTACGGTGGATGGTCCCAAGCAGGATGGAAATGAAGTAATGCAAAAATTCAAAGCTCGTCCTCTTAATAAAAAGGTAATGTTTTACTGCTAATTTACTAGAAATTCATTCTAGCAGATACCAACTATGGGATTATTTCCTATCTTAGTGCAGATTTTATCTAGCAAAGGAGATATTGGTGTTTTCTGGAATAACAAGCGGGAAACCACTGTACCAATGGTAGCTCAAAGACGTTATCCTATTGCTTAGTGACGACATATTGTTTATATTTCCCAGTTGTCAACATCATCTAAGCTAACAgcatgtttttgtttcatataaaggaatttaattttcagACAGAGAGGAAAAATCAGCAGTTTCCACCAACGGATCTCTTCAGTAAGGTAGATGCTGACAAGTTTTTGTAGTTCTTCTTTGTATCCCTTTTGTAGTAATTCTCTCTTATTGTTCCTATATTGTAACCATATTACTGTTTCCATAACTTTACATACCTGTAATTCTCATTTGTTCTTCGGTTGAATCCTAGCTGTCTTTGACATCTGAGCTCCAGCCAAAGAATGGATCACGGTTGAAAGTGTCTCAGCCTACATCTTTATCTACGAAGGTTATCCTTGTTCCCCTTTCATTAAACGTCAAACATATACTATTGATTAGAATTCACGTTCCTTAGTAACTATTgagttatttgatttttttttttggcataaggactcaaaagaaaatagatcGAATTTTTTCCAACCAGAACACAAGGTAAAGTACCTTATAGAACTGATTGTTAATATAATCTTCattgcttatttatttttggtcctTATGAGTGCTTGAGATTCATTTAATTCCTTCTCTCATCTTCTATGCTTGTGGTCTCACATCCTCTTGTAGATAATGGTCAAAGAAAAACCTTCTCTGTTTGGTGCAAAGCAGGCTCAATTTGGGGGTGACAGGTGCACCACTGATGTTGATAACAAATCGAGGATGAGGTGTGCCAGCTGAATGATGGATAATTGATGCTATTCTcatttctctatttttcttattcaaGTATTGTCCCTGAAATTGCAGCAGGAGTTTTGGCGTCCGTTGAAAGTGAAGGAGCACAAAGTTCTGAAATAGCTCCTACAGGGGCATCAGATTTGGTTATCTGCTGTCAAAATGAAAGACCAGTAAAAATATGTTTTCGGCCAATGATTGCACAACTCTTTGGAAAGATTATGAAGCCCTTCCTTCTGTTGTAAATGGAAAATCCACAATGGCTGGTGTTCTTTCAGATATATGTAAAACCAGCAACTTCTTTTGCATTTCTCCAATTGATTTCAGTTGAAATCGAATAAATATGTCGAAGGCCGGTGTTGTATAGCTGTTAAGGCCACCTCTTACTTAcaacattttcttttagtgGCACCCAGACACATGTAATTGTGATTAGTCAAAGAatatacacaatttgcagTTATGTGCTCAATAGGATGATATGTTGAAAAACAATTACAGAACTTCATATGTAATTTCCATTTAACtgctctctctatctctctctctctctagcccTCTTCTTTCCCTCCATCAAAATCCTTGGTTATCAAATTGTGCTTGGTTAGAGCCTGCTTTGTCCAGCGCTTTATATCATAGGCTCTTTTGAAGGGTTTCTTCTCTTTGCCAAGTCTTCTCTTTGTTATGGCAATGGCAAGATCGTTTGGAAACAATGTGTGCCAAACAAAGGCATGAAGAAGCGTGCACATGAACAATACTGACACCATAGCAGATGACATGAGAGAAAGAGTAACTGCAAGGCCCTTGCTTCCAACTGACGGTACTTGTTCTGCATACTTGATGGTGGCTACTGAGAAAGTTGTCATTGGAAAGGTGTAAGACCACCAAGCCACTGAAAATCTACAAAAGGATGAGCTATTATTTAGATGAAATTACGTTTCAATGTCCAGTCATGATTAATAGTTTGATAACATGACATGTAAAACAAAGGAGTAGCTTACCTAAACCCTGTGAAGAAATTGATCCTTACGACCAGTGAAACATACAGAAACAATGCAATGAAGTAGCAGGTCCGCGACACCCCGTCAAACTCCCCGTAAATAGTTTCCCAAGCAATGCTTGCAGCTGACGGGGCTGCGATGAACATGGAATACACAGGGTGTAGCTCCTTAGGCAATGCTTCACTAGTAGGTAATCTCTGATACAAAGTCACAAAAAGCACAAGATAGTGTGCAAAGCCAACTGCCCACAAAAACTTGGCAGCCTCATCCCACCCAACCTTGGCAGCCAAAATTGCCCCGACAAAATTCCCAACTACTGAGAGATGAGAAGATGGATTGGCAACCTTACAAAGCCTTCTCTTCCCACCTGAAAGCCACTGTCCATAGATCTTTAGCTCAAGAAGAAAATAGGGTGCCATGAAAGTGCACCAAATGAAAGGTTGAAGTTTTTCTAGGGCAATTGCAGGTGGTACACCAAGGGTTAAGAACATGCAGACAACCCAAGGAGCAAAGAAGAAGTTGACCCGAACCGGGTGGAAGTACTCTCTTTTCACTGCTTCAAAGTAGAAGATGCATTTGAGGATGTAGGTGAAGGAGACACAGAGCAGGACTGGCACAGCTAATAGCCAGAGGGCAACGTTTATGACGGGTGAGATATTGAGAAACTTGGTGGCTGGGCTGGTGGCTAGGGCATGCCATAACACAGCTTGGCTGCTAAGGCCAAGACAAATACCAAAGCATCCAATTGGAAATCTGAGGAGAAAGGGCCATTTCTCATCTTTTGGGAGGAGAATATCCTCATCATCCTGCAAACCATATAGTAACTCACAAATTAATTAGTTGAGATAAATCTGGTAAATAATATAGTGATCAATATACATATACTGATATTGTTCTCTTCCTGGATAATTTGATATGATATGTTGTCACAGTGTTAATTTGAGTCATTGAAGAGGCTGATTCTGATTTAAATGTATGATGTTAGATTGACAATTTGGCAACATAACGAGTTGGATATCTAAAAAATGACTGAAAGTGATTTCGAATCACTTCTATCAAATGAGTAAAGTTATATTAACATATGAAATGTTGGAACAATTAGTTCAACACTAGACATTGGAACCTGCTTTGATCAGTGTGTTACCTTGACTTGGTCAAGTTCAGGTCCTCTAAGCGCAGCGAAGTATCTCCCAGCAGGAACACTGTGATTAACAGATTCATCAAGTCCTCCTCCATTGCCATCAGTGGTCCTCTGAGACTCCATCTGA
This genomic interval carries:
- the LOC18776706 gene encoding uncharacterized protein LOC18776706, producing MKASPYLQRLALKLRFWENPFNEGRKIKKAVKWPHHYIKVVEVLGYCDRTNALEHVTFLMENVVALEKLVIVPYWSWDCHHSGSESGKKERKKEAKARRHANMHLKNRVPSTVEFVCLK
- the LOC18777067 gene encoding protein TPX2 isoform X1: MEMEVEQVFMAQEVDIDYEFDAARCFNFTREETPAEASRAELWFESAKSYPPSPFVTRLVLGADILRENVNVSPKSRAVENTNDGECDMGGGEEVCAMDVNNRDCGGMNRGIFGNVQKVLNQPHGTGTGMTFYNHLAGDKLKGKSKSSVKPSFPRSSTLMKPTVSQLAKQNLKPQIGGSRFQMLHFENNEKSLCSSSGVESQAAKRQKLDGGHLCKVTDTKQQTNLVHKVPKKDETFDKTTAHAKLRLTIPREPDLETASRAHRIRPKNASVLEQVTSAHRKFKARPLNRKIFEAPSLPLPTRSTPKLPEFQEFHLKTMERAMQNTSAVSSSSHRFNDPEEGLDKPSISTVAENGNRESRRPSTVDGPKQDGNEVMQKFKARPLNKKILSSKGDIGVFWNNKRETTVPMEFNFQTERKNQQFPPTDLFSKLSLTSELQPKNGSRLKVSQPTSLSTKDSKENRSNFFQPEHKIMVKEKPSLFGAKQAQFGGDRCTTDVDNKSRMSRSFGVR
- the LOC18777067 gene encoding protein TPX2 isoform X2, whose amino-acid sequence is MEMEVEQVFMAQEVDIDYEFDAARCFNFTREETPAEASRAELWFESAKSYPPSPFVTRLVLGADILRENVNVSPKSRAVENTNDGECDMGGGEEVCAMDVNNRDCGGMNRGIFGNVQKVLNQPHGTGTGMTFYNHLAGDKLKGKSKSSVKPSFPRSSTLMKPTVSQLAKQNLKPQIGGSRFQMLHFENNEKSLCSSSGVESQAAKRQKLDGGHLCKVTDTKQQTNLVHKVPKKDETFDKTTAHAKLRLTIPREPDLETASRAHRIRPKNASVLEQVTSAHRKFKARPLNRKIFEAPSLPLPTRSTPKLPEFQEFHLKTMERAMQNTSAVSSSSHRFNDPEEGLDKPSISTVAENGNRESRRPSTVDGPKQDGNEVMQKFKARPLNKKILSSKGDIGVFWNNKRETTVPMEFNFQTERKNQQFPPTDLFSKLSLTSELQPKNGSRLKVSQPTSLSTKDSKENRSNFFQPEHKIMVKEKPSLFGAKQAQFGGDRCTTDVDNKSRMRSFGVR
- the LOC18777477 gene encoding guard cell S-type anion channel SLAC1, translated to MDQRPPSPSFPNSHFIDIHEVLPEEDEEEEEEAEQGSISRENPFSRTIKINRELKRSDGSFNRQVSLETGFSVLKKESKAKFEKRVNLPRSGRSFGGFDSSSRLGMEGRKGDFSIFKTKSSTLSKQNSVLPSKKERDQMESQRTTDGNGGGLDESVNHSVPAGRYFAALRGPELDQVKDDEDILLPKDEKWPFLLRFPIGCFGICLGLSSQAVLWHALATSPATKFLNISPVINVALWLLAVPVLLCVSFTYILKCIFYFEAVKREYFHPVRVNFFFAPWVVCMFLTLGVPPAIALEKLQPFIWCTFMAPYFLLELKIYGQWLSGGKRRLCKVANPSSHLSVVGNFVGAILAAKVGWDEAAKFLWAVGFAHYLVLFVTLYQRLPTSEALPKELHPVYSMFIAAPSAASIAWETIYGEFDGVSRTCYFIALFLYVSLVVRINFFTGFRFSVAWWSYTFPMTTFSVATIKYAEQVPSVGSKGLAVTLSLMSSAMVSVLFMCTLLHAFVWHTLFPNDLAIAITKRRLGKEKKPFKRAYDIKRWTKQALTKHNLITKDFDGGKEEG